The proteins below are encoded in one region of Halorhodospira halochloris:
- a CDS encoding isochorismatase family protein, whose product MNNGIIDPRRSALLIVDLQQQLLPKIYQGQQVIAAAEWLAAVASQLEVPIFTTEQSPESIGKTVAEIAPWVDETRLYNKNCFGWMSEPEPLHAGLPKQVVVVGTEAHVCVLQSALGLKASGRQVFVVADAVGSRRPSDRELALQRMRDAGIVVVSNEMVAFEWLQRAGTDSFRALLPRLRQGWEVNDG is encoded by the coding sequence ATGAATAATGGAATTATTGATCCACGGCGCAGTGCCTTATTGATCGTTGATCTACAGCAGCAGTTACTGCCCAAGATATACCAGGGGCAGCAAGTGATAGCGGCGGCTGAGTGGTTGGCCGCAGTAGCTAGCCAGTTAGAGGTGCCCATATTTACCACAGAGCAATCTCCCGAGAGCATAGGTAAAACAGTTGCTGAGATAGCGCCTTGGGTAGATGAAACGAGGCTTTATAACAAAAACTGCTTTGGGTGGATGAGCGAGCCTGAGCCGCTCCATGCAGGTTTACCCAAACAGGTGGTGGTAGTGGGGACTGAGGCTCATGTCTGTGTGCTGCAGAGCGCCCTGGGTCTCAAAGCGAGTGGCCGTCAGGTATTTGTGGTGGCCGATGCGGTTGGTTCACGGCGGCCAAGTGATCGCGAACTAGCGCTGCAAAGGATGCGCGATGCCGGCATTGTCGTTGTAAGCAACGAGATGGTGGCCTTTGAATGGCTCCAACGGGCTGGTACCGACTCTTTCCGAGCGTTGCTGCCCCGTTTGCGTCAAGGGTGGGAGGTCAATGATGGCTGA
- a CDS encoding Hpt domain-containing protein — protein MMAEEPIVDMQQLLDNVGGDENLANMLLARMRQDMPQRMAEIRAALANGDCETAHASTHPLKGGLASIRASEAQSVARLIDDAARDGDLETARSLMSQLEEAIDRLDGFIKEQTNPSLSAGR, from the coding sequence ATGATGGCTGAAGAGCCGATCGTCGATATGCAGCAGCTGCTTGATAATGTTGGCGGTGACGAGAATCTGGCTAACATGCTCCTGGCGCGGATGCGTCAGGATATGCCGCAGCGCATGGCAGAGATTCGTGCCGCTTTAGCGAATGGCGACTGCGAGACAGCTCACGCCTCAACGCACCCGCTGAAAGGCGGTTTGGCGAGCATCCGCGCCTCCGAGGCGCAGAGTGTTGCCAGGCTCATCGATGATGCTGCGCGCGACGGTGATTTAGAGACAGCTCGCAGCCTAATGTCGCAGTTGGAAGAGGCAATAGACAGGCTGGATGGTTTTATCAAAGAACAAACAAATCCTTCCCTCTCTGCGGGAAGATGA
- a CDS encoding chemotaxis protein CheA — translation MSVDLSQFLQTFFEESFEGLDTMESGLLELDPQQPDKENLNTVFRAAHSIKGGAGTFGLTAISDFTHRMETLLDRLRSGEQAVTAEAVSALLSAVDCLRSMLEAIQADQQLDSDALSAAQRSLDEQLAIGSSGTGSNGKDGGAASSPGADSNGAAAGGARSGGDGSAGAGGGKGNGDNHHGWRIHFEPEPHLLTTGNDPARLFRALADLGELKVECNSSGLVPFEELDPESCYLSWDLQLHGKVSREDIREVFEWVEDDAVIEIEPLAGKAQSSASAAKDEELEQANESHSAAGGDAPAAASVPANQSANAADAAPATDAKASAAKAQAGAKGGDGTAKKSKSSSSIRVDTGKIDALIDMVGELVITQSMLSQIGKEFTQERLEELQDGLAQLERNTRELQESVMRIRMVPISFAYSRLPRIVHDTSRALGKEVDFNMEGEQTELDKTVMEKIIDPLVHLVRNSVDHGIEMPEERQALGKPQKGQITIDAYHKGGNIIIEIGDDGKGIDRDKLLNKARQAGLVEDGAELADSEVFDLIFHPGLSTHDQATEYSGRGVGMDVVKRNIRSLSGSLNVRSSAGVGTTITISLPLTLSILDGQLFRVGDQTFIVPLVSVIESLQIDSSKVSRVTSRGEVYHWREGYVPIVRLHELFDTEPSRNELAGGLMVIVEDEDSYIGVFVDDLLDQQQVVIKSLEANYLRVPGIAGATILGDGTVALILDIAGLVEMSRGGPRQPVIPEREEAD, via the coding sequence ATGAGCGTTGATCTCAGCCAGTTTCTGCAGACCTTTTTTGAAGAGAGCTTCGAGGGTCTAGATACGATGGAGTCGGGTCTGCTTGAGCTAGACCCGCAACAGCCCGACAAGGAAAACCTTAACACGGTATTCCGCGCAGCACACTCAATCAAAGGTGGGGCCGGGACCTTCGGGCTTACCGCCATATCCGATTTTACTCACCGGATGGAAACACTTCTTGATCGCCTGCGCAGCGGCGAACAGGCAGTTACCGCGGAAGCGGTAAGCGCCCTACTATCTGCGGTTGATTGCCTGCGCAGTATGTTAGAGGCGATCCAGGCCGATCAACAGCTCGATAGTGATGCCCTAAGTGCGGCTCAGCGGAGCTTGGACGAGCAGCTTGCAATAGGCAGTTCAGGCACTGGGAGCAATGGCAAAGATGGGGGTGCTGCCTCAAGTCCGGGTGCTGACAGCAATGGGGCAGCTGCCGGCGGTGCGCGCAGCGGTGGTGATGGGAGCGCTGGCGCTGGCGGCGGTAAAGGTAATGGAGATAACCATCACGGCTGGCGCATTCACTTTGAGCCAGAGCCGCATCTGCTAACTACCGGGAACGATCCGGCCCGCTTGTTCAGAGCCCTAGCCGATCTGGGCGAGTTGAAGGTTGAGTGCAATAGTTCTGGTCTGGTTCCTTTTGAAGAACTCGATCCTGAGTCTTGCTACCTCTCCTGGGATCTGCAGCTGCACGGCAAGGTTTCACGTGAGGATATCCGCGAGGTCTTCGAATGGGTTGAAGACGACGCCGTTATAGAAATTGAGCCACTAGCTGGAAAGGCCCAATCTTCAGCCTCTGCAGCCAAAGATGAAGAGCTCGAGCAAGCTAACGAATCGCACTCCGCAGCCGGGGGAGATGCGCCCGCTGCTGCATCTGTGCCTGCCAATCAGTCAGCGAATGCGGCGGACGCTGCGCCAGCAACTGATGCCAAGGCCTCTGCGGCCAAGGCGCAGGCGGGAGCTAAAGGGGGCGATGGCACCGCTAAGAAGTCCAAGAGTTCCAGTTCTATAAGAGTAGACACCGGCAAGATTGACGCCCTGATAGACATGGTTGGCGAGCTGGTGATTACTCAGTCTATGCTCAGCCAGATCGGCAAGGAATTTACTCAGGAGCGCCTCGAGGAGTTACAGGATGGCCTAGCTCAGCTTGAGCGTAATACGCGCGAGCTGCAGGAGAGTGTCATGCGTATTCGCATGGTCCCGATCAGCTTTGCCTACTCGCGTCTGCCGCGGATAGTCCATGATACAAGCAGGGCCTTGGGCAAAGAAGTCGACTTCAACATGGAAGGTGAACAGACCGAGCTGGACAAGACGGTCATGGAAAAGATTATCGACCCGCTGGTCCACTTGGTCCGCAATAGCGTCGATCATGGCATAGAAATGCCCGAAGAACGTCAGGCCTTGGGTAAGCCGCAAAAAGGCCAGATAACTATTGATGCCTACCATAAGGGCGGCAATATAATCATTGAGATAGGCGATGATGGCAAGGGCATAGACCGCGACAAGCTGCTCAATAAGGCGCGCCAAGCGGGTTTGGTAGAGGATGGAGCTGAACTCGCCGATAGCGAGGTCTTTGATCTGATTTTTCACCCCGGCCTGTCTACCCACGACCAAGCCACGGAGTACTCCGGGCGGGGCGTGGGCATGGATGTCGTCAAGCGCAACATCCGCTCTCTCTCTGGCAGTCTCAATGTTCGCTCGAGCGCCGGGGTGGGGACAACCATTACCATCTCGTTACCGTTAACCCTCTCAATACTTGATGGGCAGCTGTTCCGGGTTGGTGATCAGACCTTTATTGTGCCGCTGGTCTCGGTTATCGAGTCGCTGCAAATTGATAGCAGCAAGGTTAGTCGGGTTACCAGTAGAGGCGAAGTCTACCACTGGCGCGAGGGTTATGTGCCGATAGTGCGCCTGCATGAGCTTTTTGATACCGAGCCGTCGCGCAACGAACTCGCTGGCGGTTTGATGGTTATCGTCGAGGATGAGGACTCCTACATCGGGGTATTTGTGGATGATTTGCTGGATCAGCAGCAAGTGGTTATAAAGAGCCTTGAAGCCAACTACTTACGGGTTCCAGGTATAGCCGGCGCAACCATACTGGGTGATGGAACAGTAGCGCTAATACTCGATATAGCGGGGCTGGTCGAGATGAGTCGAGGCGGTCCTCGGCAGCCGGTAATACCTGAGCGTGAAGAGGCCGACTAG
- a CDS encoding STAS domain-containing protein: MAEASGVINLGEQLDITIVSELKQKLSSALADEQPVVLDGSSLERVDTAGVQILMAFSRAAAEGPGWGWHGGEVPDKVDSAARYLGVVEEVRGDSV; encoded by the coding sequence ATGGCTGAAGCTTCGGGTGTTATTAACTTGGGAGAGCAACTCGACATTACGATTGTCTCTGAGTTGAAACAGAAGCTTAGTAGCGCACTCGCCGATGAGCAGCCGGTGGTACTTGACGGCAGTAGCCTGGAGAGAGTTGATACGGCGGGCGTACAAATACTGATGGCCTTTTCGCGAGCCGCGGCTGAGGGGCCGGGCTGGGGCTGGCACGGTGGTGAAGTGCCGGATAAGGTTGATTCGGCGGCACGCTATCTGGGTGTAGTAGAAGAGGTGCGCGGTGATTCCGTGTGA
- a CDS encoding Slp family lipoprotein has translation MRLVALIILFGLVGLLAGCASPVPEQLRSAPDDAPTLTQVRDAPQEYQGKRVRWGGAIADVHNKPDYTEIEIVERPLGRHGRPQDRDETQGRFMFRVDGFLEPTTYSPGRYITVLGEVAGEREGRIDEHEYTYPVVEAEDYHLWAELSEPSATRGVFYGHCYGDRWYCDPRSPGYDPRSPWCR, from the coding sequence ATGAGGCTAGTGGCGCTGATTATACTGTTTGGCTTGGTTGGCCTTTTGGCAGGCTGCGCATCGCCTGTTCCTGAGCAGTTACGTTCTGCGCCTGATGATGCGCCAACCTTGACGCAGGTGCGTGATGCCCCGCAAGAGTATCAAGGTAAGCGGGTTCGTTGGGGTGGGGCGATAGCCGATGTCCACAATAAGCCGGATTACACCGAGATCGAGATAGTCGAGCGGCCGCTGGGGCGCCATGGCCGGCCGCAGGATAGAGATGAGACCCAAGGCAGGTTTATGTTTAGGGTTGATGGCTTTTTAGAGCCGACCACATACTCTCCAGGCCGTTACATTACCGTATTGGGTGAGGTTGCGGGTGAGCGTGAAGGTAGGATTGATGAGCATGAGTACACCTACCCAGTTGTCGAGGCTGAGGATTACCATCTCTGGGCAGAGCTGAGTGAGCCTAGTGCTACTAGGGGGGTATTCTATGGCCACTGTTATGGTGATCGGTGGTACTGCGATCCGCGATCACCGGGATATGATCCGAGGTCGCCGTGGTGTAGATAG
- a CDS encoding metal ABC transporter permease, with protein sequence MEWGEALVDSLLAVLMACVGLLPESMATPFEYQFMQRALLTSIVVGLVCGVLSCFVVLKRWALLGDAISHAVLPGVAIAYLLGWPFFVGAFIAGALTSLGIGFIERTTRIKSDTAIGIMFTAAFALGVVIIGKIATSTHLMHILFGNVLGVDKGALLLTLVAGVIALLAVLLGYKALFAYAFDEIHAQALGLNTAAIHYGLILLLTLTIVASLETVGIILVVAMLIIPGATAYLLTDRLSRMIGLAALCGVLSTVIGLYLAYYFDLASGGAMVLVAAGLFLLSLLLAPRHGLLARFWQWRVAS encoded by the coding sequence ATGGAGTGGGGCGAGGCGCTGGTCGACAGCTTGCTGGCAGTCTTGATGGCCTGTGTCGGGTTGCTCCCCGAGTCAATGGCCACGCCGTTTGAATATCAGTTTATGCAGCGGGCGCTGCTTACCTCCATAGTTGTAGGCTTGGTTTGTGGGGTTCTCTCCTGTTTTGTCGTGCTCAAGCGCTGGGCACTGCTGGGAGATGCCATATCGCATGCCGTCTTGCCAGGAGTCGCTATTGCCTACCTGCTGGGTTGGCCTTTTTTTGTCGGTGCTTTCATTGCCGGCGCCTTGACTTCGTTGGGTATTGGGTTTATCGAGCGTACTACGAGGATCAAGTCTGATACCGCTATAGGGATAATGTTTACCGCCGCATTCGCCCTTGGGGTGGTTATTATCGGCAAGATTGCTACCTCTACCCACCTGATGCACATACTCTTTGGCAATGTTCTGGGCGTTGATAAAGGTGCTCTACTGCTGACTCTGGTGGCCGGTGTTATAGCTTTGCTAGCTGTCCTGCTTGGTTATAAGGCGCTCTTCGCCTATGCCTTTGATGAGATCCATGCCCAAGCCTTGGGTTTGAATACAGCCGCAATTCACTACGGTTTAATCCTCCTGCTTACCCTGACCATTGTTGCCAGTCTCGAGACGGTGGGCATCATTCTGGTTGTGGCTATGCTGATTATCCCTGGCGCTACTGCTTATCTGCTCACTGACAGGCTCTCACGGATGATTGGGTTGGCTGCCTTGTGTGGTGTTCTATCGACAGTTATCGGCCTCTATCTGGCATACTACTTTGACTTGGCCTCGGGTGGCGCAATGGTACTGGTGGCTGCGGGGCTGTTTCTGCTCAGCCTGTTGCTGGCTCCGCGGCACGGCCTATTGGCGCGGTTCTGGCAGTGGAGGGTTGCCTCATGA
- a CDS encoding response regulator, whose amino-acid sequence MVKILAVDDSASMRQMVTYTLKQSGFEVTEAVDGKDALTKAKGGSFDLVITDVNMPNMDGITLVKELRALPAFKFKPILLLTTESAPEKKQEGKQAGATGWLVKPFDPDQLINTIKKVVS is encoded by the coding sequence ATGGTAAAGATCCTTGCTGTAGATGATTCAGCATCAATGCGCCAGATGGTCACTTATACCCTTAAACAGAGTGGCTTTGAGGTTACTGAAGCGGTTGATGGTAAAGATGCTTTGACGAAAGCCAAGGGCGGCAGCTTTGATCTGGTAATTACTGACGTAAACATGCCTAATATGGACGGCATTACCCTGGTAAAAGAGCTTCGTGCCCTGCCGGCTTTTAAATTTAAGCCAATCTTGCTGCTGACGACCGAGTCGGCGCCGGAGAAAAAGCAAGAGGGTAAGCAGGCCGGTGCTACTGGTTGGCTGGTGAAACCCTTTGACCCTGACCAGCTGATTAATACCATCAAAAAAGTGGTCAGCTAG
- a CDS encoding chemotaxis protein CheW, with product MQAAADGEQYLTFTLGDEEYGVDILRVQEIKGWQKATPIPNTPHYVKGVINLRGTIVPVIDLRERFGMQAQEYSKFTVVVMVRVVCGERDRIIGLVVDALSEVYTFQSEQIRPAPDFGAHIRTDFIRGLATVEDNKMVIVLDVDELLSDEDLAVADDHSQVADVVRSVTQDSEGNDNG from the coding sequence ATGCAGGCGGCAGCAGATGGCGAGCAGTATCTGACCTTTACCCTCGGTGATGAGGAGTATGGCGTTGATATCCTGCGGGTGCAGGAGATCAAGGGCTGGCAAAAGGCGACCCCGATCCCCAATACGCCACACTATGTGAAGGGGGTAATAAACCTGCGTGGCACTATTGTGCCGGTGATAGATCTGCGTGAGCGTTTCGGTATGCAAGCGCAGGAGTACAGCAAGTTTACCGTTGTGGTGATGGTAAGGGTGGTTTGCGGGGAACGTGACAGGATAATTGGACTGGTAGTTGATGCCTTATCCGAGGTCTATACCTTTCAGTCTGAGCAGATACGCCCCGCACCCGATTTTGGTGCCCATATCCGCACAGATTTTATCCGCGGCTTGGCTACAGTAGAAGACAACAAGATGGTGATCGTCCTCGATGTTGATGAATTACTTAGCGACGAGGATCTGGCCGTTGCTGACGACCATAGCCAAGTCGCCGATGTGGTCCGCTCAGTAACCCAAGACAGCGAGGGTAATGATAATGGATAG
- a CDS encoding ParA family protein, whose product MSAQQPRCLVFLNQKGGVGKTTSAVNVAHALVRSGHRVLGLDLDPQGHFAASMGIEGLDPGLDDVFFNGVAINDRAQQARDGLLLVPPGPRLPEVEQMSGGRERGWILANALEQIGGGFDFVIIDCPPSSGLLAINALLATDDVIMPVSCDYLALEGLAGLMRTLMRVEQGLHISRNKFVLVTRFNGQRRLPREVRGKLEEYFPGQVLRTAIRDNVSLAEAPGFGQTVFEYRADSNGAKDYAALAEDIRHRRVLEPAEVNG is encoded by the coding sequence ATGAGCGCTCAACAGCCACGCTGCCTGGTTTTTCTTAATCAGAAGGGGGGTGTTGGCAAGACCACCTCCGCGGTCAATGTCGCTCATGCTTTGGTCCGCAGCGGTCACAGGGTGCTCGGGCTAGATCTTGATCCGCAGGGTCATTTCGCCGCCAGCATGGGGATTGAAGGCCTTGACCCGGGGCTTGATGATGTCTTTTTCAATGGCGTGGCTATCAATGATAGGGCTCAGCAGGCTCGTGATGGCCTGCTATTGGTGCCGCCCGGGCCGCGGTTGCCTGAGGTAGAGCAGATGTCTGGCGGCAGGGAGCGGGGTTGGATTTTGGCCAATGCCTTGGAGCAGATCGGCGGGGGGTTCGACTTCGTCATTATTGATTGTCCGCCCTCATCTGGTCTGCTAGCAATCAATGCGTTGTTGGCGACTGATGATGTGATCATGCCGGTCTCCTGCGATTACTTGGCCCTTGAAGGCCTAGCTGGGCTTATGCGGACCCTGATGCGGGTTGAACAGGGGCTGCACATATCGCGCAACAAGTTTGTCCTGGTGACTCGTTTCAACGGTCAGCGCCGGTTGCCGCGCGAGGTGAGAGGGAAACTTGAAGAGTATTTCCCAGGCCAGGTACTGCGTACGGCAATCAGAGATAACGTGTCTCTGGCTGAGGCACCGGGATTTGGGCAGACGGTGTTTGAGTACCGTGCTGACAGCAACGGAGCCAAAGACTATGCCGCCCTGGCTGAAGATATCCGCCATCGGCGCGTCCTGGAACCAGCCGAGGTGAACGGATGA
- a CDS encoding methyl-accepting chemotaxis protein, which translates to MDSLHSTSNESDLEAQGWVSPQRVEQMLKMVEQIASGDYLAVPKGDCKLSRALHDLAGVIGRKESQNLKDVVALTSNIADSLVAASEMRMTIRETSERSQTIASTSEELAASIDTVAENSSAVATETEAVQKLVDSGDQSSRRTNETVQEIAELADTASQKVKQLNKASDEIGSIIELIEEIAFQTNMLALNASVEAARAGQAGAGFSVVAQEVRRLADQTKNATVDIAQRIRVLRDETEGISKSVEDMGSAVERGREATVETSETMQQVAERMRGVTEHVQNVSSVINEQKGAVTQVAESISAVTDRTERNVNDVENTLDVLGDSRGILSREMDEMTDLNLPKVFIHRSKFDHVMWKMRIASMLAGREEVDSAELTDHHQCRLGKWYDAVDDQAIRQLPAFGELDEPHAAVHAHGKKAAALYQRGDVDAAAGELEHLADNSQTVVELLDRLASEMDRLK; encoded by the coding sequence ATGGATAGCCTGCACTCCACCTCCAACGAGAGCGACCTTGAAGCTCAGGGTTGGGTTAGCCCGCAGCGCGTAGAGCAGATGCTGAAGATGGTTGAGCAGATAGCCAGTGGCGACTATCTGGCTGTGCCTAAAGGAGACTGCAAGCTATCCCGAGCGCTCCATGACCTCGCGGGTGTTATTGGCCGTAAGGAGTCACAAAATCTCAAGGATGTTGTCGCCTTGACCAGCAACATCGCTGATAGCCTTGTTGCGGCTTCAGAAATGCGCATGACTATCCGCGAGACAAGCGAGCGCAGCCAGACGATTGCCTCTACATCAGAGGAGTTGGCCGCGAGTATTGATACAGTGGCCGAGAACAGCAGTGCCGTGGCTACCGAGACTGAGGCGGTGCAGAAGCTGGTTGATTCCGGCGATCAGTCCTCGCGGCGGACTAATGAGACAGTCCAAGAGATCGCCGAGTTGGCTGACACAGCATCGCAAAAAGTCAAGCAGCTTAATAAGGCTTCGGATGAGATAGGCTCCATTATAGAGCTCATCGAGGAGATCGCCTTCCAGACCAATATGCTTGCCCTAAATGCCTCGGTCGAAGCGGCTAGGGCAGGCCAAGCCGGGGCTGGCTTCTCTGTAGTAGCTCAGGAGGTCAGGCGCTTGGCTGATCAGACCAAGAACGCCACTGTCGATATAGCTCAGCGCATTCGCGTCTTGCGGGATGAGACCGAAGGGATATCAAAGTCGGTGGAAGATATGGGCAGCGCGGTCGAGCGTGGCCGGGAGGCAACTGTGGAGACTAGCGAGACCATGCAGCAGGTTGCAGAGCGCATGCGCGGGGTTACCGAGCACGTGCAGAATGTCTCTTCGGTGATCAATGAGCAGAAGGGGGCGGTGACCCAGGTCGCCGAGTCGATCAGTGCGGTTACTGATCGAACCGAGCGCAATGTCAATGATGTCGAAAACACCTTGGATGTGCTAGGCGACTCGCGCGGCATCCTCTCCCGCGAGATGGATGAGATGACCGATCTCAATCTGCCTAAGGTATTTATCCACCGGAGTAAGTTCGACCACGTAATGTGGAAGATGCGCATTGCTTCGATGCTTGCCGGTCGCGAAGAGGTCGATAGTGCCGAGCTGACTGATCACCATCAGTGCCGGTTGGGCAAATGGTACGATGCGGTTGATGATCAAGCTATCCGCCAGTTGCCGGCCTTTGGCGAACTTGATGAGCCGCATGCCGCAGTCCATGCCCACGGTAAAAAGGCAGCAGCACTCTATCAGCGCGGTGATGTAGATGCTGCGGCCGGCGAGCTGGAGCACCTAGCTGATAATTCCCAGACGGTAGTTGAACTGCTTGATCGTCTAGCTAGCGAAATGGATAGGCTCAAATGA
- a CDS encoding metal ABC transporter solute-binding protein, Zn/Mn family: MVKQRRLLWAAKLSLPLLIMLAPLTLGAEQRIKAVASFTILADLVTAVGGDRVEVVSLAPVGAEVHEWELRPRNFRDLERAEVFFYNGYGLEQWIRQVRATVGGDVDLIAVAEKSGYPTKPIRIGELEGEPDPHMWMDPRAVERYIEVIYQTLAELDPDGEELYRDRADEYQAELKELYADLEEKLATIEEERRILITSEAAFPYFAHAYDFRHDGIWGSNAEEEGSPRQMMRVVDLVNEWRPGAIFWESTISDRYVRSVASDTGVAVAGPLYVDSLGEPDGVAGHYLSMMRHNANVIVAALGDGEGGDVGDEVGDD, translated from the coding sequence ATGGTAAAACAACGCCGCCTATTGTGGGCTGCGAAGCTATCATTGCCTTTGCTTATTATGCTCGCACCGCTGACGTTGGGGGCTGAGCAGCGTATTAAGGCAGTGGCTTCTTTTACTATCTTGGCCGATCTTGTCACTGCTGTGGGCGGCGACAGGGTCGAGGTGGTCAGCCTCGCCCCGGTGGGCGCCGAGGTCCATGAGTGGGAACTGCGCCCGCGAAACTTTCGTGATCTTGAGCGTGCCGAGGTCTTTTTTTACAACGGTTACGGTCTGGAACAGTGGATTCGCCAAGTGCGGGCGACGGTCGGCGGCGATGTCGATCTAATTGCAGTAGCCGAGAAGAGCGGCTATCCCACTAAACCGATCCGAATAGGTGAGTTAGAAGGCGAGCCTGATCCGCACATGTGGATGGACCCGCGTGCGGTCGAACGTTACATAGAGGTGATTTACCAAACCCTTGCCGAATTGGACCCAGATGGCGAAGAGCTATACCGGGATCGAGCAGATGAGTACCAAGCTGAGCTCAAGGAGTTGTATGCGGACTTGGAAGAGAAACTTGCAACAATCGAGGAAGAGCGCCGTATTTTGATTACCAGTGAAGCGGCTTTCCCCTATTTCGCTCATGCATACGACTTTCGGCACGACGGTATTTGGGGCAGTAATGCCGAGGAAGAGGGCTCGCCGCGGCAGATGATGCGGGTAGTCGATCTGGTTAATGAGTGGCGTCCCGGGGCCATATTTTGGGAGAGCACTATATCTGATCGCTATGTAAGGTCGGTGGCATCAGACACCGGGGTTGCTGTTGCCGGTCCACTATATGTCGATTCGCTAGGTGAGCCTGACGGTGTGGCCGGTCACTATCTTAGTATGATGCGCCATAACGCAAATGTGATAGTTGCTGCGCTGGGGGATGGCGAAGGCGGTGACGTGGGTGATGAAGTAGGCGATGACTAG
- a CDS encoding metal ABC transporter ATP-binding protein, producing the protein MAGSLIAERPNGSGSGDNAAAVEPSAVEGRGLYAGYQGFDAVAGVDLNIPQGELVALVGPNGAGKSTLLKLVMGLLQPRQGWLFIKGLSASKQRRAGNIAYMPQQETLDWDFPASVWDVVFSARYTRMRSSGMCRFLPQRWCAKEHHRAVEQALSSTDMSACAPRHISALSGGQRKRVLLARALAQGAELLLLDEPLVGVDAASEQMIFGVLRELRAAGRTVVLVTHDVAGARRYADRIILFNRRVIASGKPEEVLSDELLMQTADPSFARSVREIDR; encoded by the coding sequence TTGGCCGGAAGCTTGATTGCTGAGCGCCCTAACGGGTCAGGAAGTGGCGACAACGCTGCGGCAGTTGAGCCGTCTGCCGTAGAGGGGCGCGGGCTTTATGCCGGTTATCAGGGCTTTGATGCAGTAGCTGGCGTAGACCTGAATATACCGCAAGGTGAGTTGGTTGCCTTGGTGGGCCCTAATGGTGCTGGCAAGTCAACCTTGCTTAAGTTGGTTATGGGATTGCTGCAGCCTCGTCAAGGTTGGCTCTTTATCAAGGGCTTGTCGGCATCCAAGCAGCGCCGAGCTGGAAACATTGCTTACATGCCGCAGCAGGAGACCTTAGATTGGGATTTCCCAGCATCGGTCTGGGATGTGGTCTTTTCGGCGCGCTATACGCGGATGAGAAGTTCCGGGATGTGCCGTTTTCTCCCTCAGCGTTGGTGTGCTAAAGAGCACCATCGAGCGGTCGAGCAGGCCTTATCATCGACAGATATGAGCGCTTGCGCGCCTCGACACATCAGCGCCCTTTCCGGCGGGCAACGCAAACGGGTGCTGTTAGCAAGGGCCCTGGCGCAGGGAGCTGAGCTGCTCCTGCTGGATGAGCCCTTGGTCGGGGTGGATGCGGCAAGTGAACAGATGATCTTCGGTGTACTGCGCGAGCTACGTGCTGCCGGGCGCACGGTAGTTCTGGTAACCCACGACGTAGCTGGGGCGAGGCGGTATGCCGATCGGATTATTTTGTTCAACCGCCGGGTTATCGCCTCGGGTAAGCCGGAAGAGGTGCTCAGTGATGAGTTGCTGATGCAGACTGCAGACCCTTCGTTTGCCCGGAGTGTTCGGGAGATAGATCGCTGA